The genomic interval CgtcttaatttttttgtatgtatgcGTATGTTTGACAGTTTACACAAACAATAGTgtacactgggttggagcaattgctgtttggtgtcttgcccagcagcgagccttgaacccataaccccAGAAGGCAGGCTTGCTAACCAACTTTGGTACGTTGCCAGTCTAGAAATCTAAATACACATTGTACCCTACttccatttataaaaataacattcaatttatagatttaattttttttctagttgTTTCTCCGATTTGGGGAAGATTATCCTGAGTTTGCTACCCCAGGAAAAGGGGAATCCCGGTTCACCCATATGGGTGAATTAGGGGTGAGCATGAAAAGCGACCGACCAGCTATTCTAATTAGCAGCACAAGTTGGACAGGTAGCTGATAAAAACTTTGGTAATATcatgttttataacttgtaGGGCAATAAGGAGTAATATTTTTGATGAATCGGGCTttaatttctattaaaaattataaaataatttgaaaaataaaaaatgcgaacttaatttataaatttcctTTTCAAAATTTTGGTAAAAGGTCATCCCAGGTGACCATATACAGTTTTTGTGAAGTGGTACATTGGTACTAACTACCAGTATTACAAACCaattataaaacgttttaTATCTCTCTTGTCTTAACATTGGTTTTATTTCTTACAGAGGACGAAGATTTCTCAGTTTTGTTGGAAGCTTTGCAATGTAAGTATTTATTCTCTTACTTCTGCCCAGGCATGATGTAAAATCTTTTATTGGCTCATCTGGTGGGAAAAAAGAAGTCTATTTCCGATGTTTCACTCCTCATCCGGCAAGACTTTTTTTCATACCAAAAGAGCCGTTTAATTTAAgcctatttataaaaattaatttttcaataatttattgttacaaaaaaagcatactgaataaataaatatatctgtATGTATATACCTGTATTCAAtcaataaattattgttatgatgttttatatttcaccaGATTATGAGGAAAACACTTCACTCgatttaccaaacattttatgtGTAATAACTGGTGGGtgaaactttaatattttgcattttgttGACACTTGTTCTGTATGGGTCCTACGGTGAAGGAGGGTACCTGGGATTTAAGTCAGTTGTCCAATCTAATTTTGAAGAATAGTTGTATAACATTAACAACATATAATTAAGTACAGGATATTttgcatagtagggtggggaagatcatacacttttttatttcattttctcgtcccatttagaagtaaacaaagaacattcaaacaatgttaaaaccatatccacgcgactcccatagaccaaaattaattgtttagaacatgatcgggatatttagatattatgtgctaaaggtgccctgTCTcgccccacagtactatatgatCAATCTTATTTATTATACAACAGGTAAAGGGCCACAGAAATCATATTATCAGAAACAAATTGCTGCGAAGAATTGGAAACGTGTTGAAATCATCACACCCTGGCTAGAAGCATCTGATTATCCGAAATTACTCggtaaatacaagtttttttctatcgtgggtgaggttctgcaCGTGGACATGCCTGGGACCAGAGTTTTTTTATTCGTtaaaacataggtgttctgtttcaaacacctcgtgccactCACaagttttaactttgtgggtgttttttttctgcatggctgacgatttagacaacctattagtgaccaccacataatttaccacataatgtcTGTTACTTTCACTGATTCAAATTTGGTTCATGTCCTTGGCAGGTTCAGCAGATCTTGGTGTAAGTCTCCACACATCATCCAGTGGGTTAGATCTTCCCATGAAGGTAGTTGATATGTTTGGTTCATCGCTACCTGTTGCTGCTATCAACTTTAACTGGTGGGTTCACAAATTTgtggttgtttgtttttttctgtatcgCTGACAACCTAAACATCCCATTAGTGATTGTTTTGTGTCTTACCCAAAGCCCACAACTGTAGCTGTATCGAGCCATTAACCTTTTCATCACATTTGAGTCCCACTTATTATTAACATTAAGTTCACAAATGAAGGAATAGATCCTAAGGTTACTTGCCTACTTTTCATTCACCACCACCATGTTTCAATGTATTcttttctatgtgggtaaggttaTACAGCGTGGCACTACATTGGACCTAatatttagaccagagttgacccattaccaaGACACctagggtgctacaacccattagtgaataCTGGGTTACAGTTATGCTGTATTGAGCTTTGATTCTGAGATTGTTTGGTATGAGCACTTTAACCGCTGTGACACGCCACtgatactttaaatttaagtcactatttacattttacagcCTTAAACTCAGTATCCTCTGGTTATGATGTCAGCATTCTAACCACTGCTGATAGCAACTTAGCCTTTAACACAAACCTTGCTTACAGTTTATCTGAGCTAGTACAGCATAATGTCAACGGATTCGTTTTCGAAAATTCCGCTGAACTCAGCAAGCAGTTGGTGAATATATTTAGTGACTTCCCTCAAGATAGGACTACCCTCAACAGACTAAGTAAAGAAGTGGAAAAGTTTCGGAATATTACGTGGAATGAAGCTTGGGACAAAAATGTGCTGCCTTTGTTTAAAAGATGATGTTTTTTTCCTGATTTGATACTCAAGAACTAGTAGTTCTAGGAATGTAGGGCATGTGGTATTAGTACTGGTTGCTTGAGGTCTCCAGTTACTCGGCATATGATAATAAGGGTAGAAGGCTACATAAATACCCTTACATTAAATGTGATTATGTGAAGCTGTTCTTTGGCTGCTATCTAAATCAATTAAACAACTCcaatactttattatatacaaaaaacattgCACTCATAATTCGACAAACTATAAGTTAAAAgaaataagaatatttacattgaatTACAacaattgtctttattttaaaaaagaaatttatatataatagttacTTAGTTCTACACACATAGAACCACAATGCAATAAACAGTAccttaaataataattaacacAGCCGTATAATGTACATATGTTGTATCCCGAAAACAGTTTACTGATCTTTCTTCATAGCTTCATCATATTTAGGAGGGGCTTGTTGTTGTTCAGTATATTGTGGTGGCAAAGTGCTTTGCTGGGCTTCCATGGCTTTTGCTTCTGCATTCGAATTATATAGTTTAGGttactgtattaaaatatacttttaatcCATTTGTAAACAGAAAAAGAAGCGATATAAATTGAGATTTGTCTACCTACCactaaataaaactgttttttcaaAAGTCTTCCAAAATGCTGGTATGTTATTATTGTGGTCTGCAGGTCAACTAGCAtagcttttttataaaataaaacaagcaaagtaataaatataattttgttctTACAATCATAACTACAATCAAGCAAAAACGATGttcgttaaaaaaattaaagttcaaaacaaaattttaatttattctttacTTACGTTGGGATGACTGTGGGGGGTAAGGGGCTTGCTGTGGGTAAGGTGGGGGTTGGTAAGCCCCTGCCTGGGGTTGGTACATGGGAGGTGGTGGGGCTGAAGCTTGGGCAGGGAAGGCATAAGCATTGGTTGAACCAGGTACTTGGTAGCCGGGTATTGAGGCAGTGGGGTAAACCATGACTGGAGGTGCTGGGTACATCATTTGTGGGGCTGGTGGAAAATGTTagtgtaatttatattaaacatattttgtagtTGCCGGGCATATTATGTCTGAAAGAGAAAGAAACCTAgcatttttatttgtgattCTTTAATAACCATCAGTACATAATTTGTTGGGTTGGGGGCATAAAACTGTTAGGATGAGTCATAAGTTATATTACTATTACAATCCATTGACTCAGTAGTTAAAGACTTACATTATAATAGAGGATAACTGATATTAAAACACTTATGGACGTTACTCCagcccagtagtcactaatgggttgtacttTGTAGCATCCTTGGtgatataattaataattatccCGAAACGACAGTAACATTAGTATAATTCGTTTTTACACATGCTGAGCTGAAACATTGATCCACCAaggaatttataaaaactgaaTCGGTAAAACTTACGATTGGTAGCTAGTTTCACAAGTTTTTGGCCAACTTCAATCGCGCCCCCACTTTTAAATGTCATCTCAAATATTCCAAACCCTTGCCATCCACCTATGTTAAAGAAAggattataaataaacttttggCAACTGCTTAGACTAGTCACTAGTCTAACAGAGGTTCCTGTCTAAATTATGTTGCGATTTTAGAcagcattttttctttttttcgattttttttttaatttataagaatAAAGTATTTCCACATATTTTACCATCAGGTTCAGCATTTAGTTTTCCCTGCAAATAATTTGCACCAAACACAGGTTGTTTGATTTCAAAGTCCTTGATATTCTTAAAGGGCATGCTAAGTTCACGCAACATATCATTGCTCTTGCTGCTCACAAATAacaactgaaaaataaaacagaaatttgCAAATTATTGAAGGATTCATAAAAATTTTGGATGCTCATTGTTACAACTGTAATAGTCATTTTTTCAgcatttttaccaatttacGCATGTACTTGTAATACCAGATTGTTCAAGCACTTGAATAACTTGATTTGTTTCTTGGCAGTGGAAAATGGAGATGTGATATAACATATaagtagggatgcacattacagaataattaggtattctaggatatcctagaatactttatttcgaatctagaattccgaatctagaatttcgaatctttttatatttataggaaaaaaaaattttacccacataagtcagtttattgactctttcataaaAGCCTTGTTGAatcttgagttgtaaaatgatcaaaaattgtactattaggtagtttttgcgtcatgaaacgtatagcaggctatgaaaagacgttacgaaacgtttactctcgaaagtcccacaaacacaaaaatattttttttcataattaataaatttcaaaaattgttaatatagtatatgagatgacgtgtaatgacgtcattaaacagaataccgaatcccgtaattagattcgaatacaaaaggattcgaatctcatggattcgaaattctgtaatgtgcatccctacataTAAGTGAATGATAATTAATAATCTTTGCGCAGTGGGGCAACagcagtcattataaaactggtgttttgttaaatctttgtaaaaaattcaaaaaaattgacTAAAAAGTGGCCAAACTCTCAATCTAAACCACCAACATAGAACACATCTTACCCTGAAGTTAGTGAGATAAACATGTCCAATCTTCTGTCCCTTTAAATGTTCACATGAATGAGAAAACTTCTTTAACACCATCTCTACGTTCTCATGGTCCATAAGGAtcctgtatataatataacttttatttatatacaaacacagtaacaaagatcagattaattaaagcAAGAATAGATTTAGCAGCAGAAtatcattaattttaaacagaataagAGTAAAAGTGATATTTCTCAAAACACTCCCCTACAGTTAATCTATATAACTCAAGTATTTCTTACAGAACTTACATTTCACCTTGAAAAAGAGCCAGACCAGGTCCCATGTGTTTGTTGAACGACATTTCACTCTATCTTTATATAACTACAGAATTTTCAGAGctaaacaatgaaacaaagttttaattcaaaacattTCACATACGACTGTTTTACCCGGAAAGTTCGACCTTTTTAACGCAGGTATAAATTGCAACACTgaaaaatgtatgaaaaataagtttatatcaTGAGTCTGTAAGCAGGTTTCTTGGTAACTGTAGGTTTGGTCCTCATATCTAAGCAGTTTGGGTCATGTACCGTTGTTTGATGGAGAAGAAGTGAGACAAGTCCTGCTCTGTTGGACATAGCTGTCTTAATTCTTCTTTCTTCATCAAATATTTCATCAATCTTCAACCATTGCCGTATCCTCTGCAGGTCAACCTCTGCCCTGTACATTGTCTCCCATTTAAAATGACGTGTGCATTTTCGTTTTGCAGCCCGGCAAAAGTGATTTGGTTTTGTGGGCAATTCAGTGCCATAGATATCACACGTCAATGGGCATCCACACACTTCTGTCTCCGGAACCTTTGGCTCTTTCGTGTGCTCAGGACAGAGAACTTGTAAACGCTTACAATAAGTTTGTTGTTGTTCGTTGTAAACATCACAAAACAGTCTCTGGGAACCTTCGATTCTCGTTGGGTAAACCGAACCGAATGACATTTGAGATTCAATCTTGATGTAGCACTTGTCCATATGCTTAATAGCATTCTTTATGCTCACAGAATGCCCACACACAACACAGTATATTGACTGATCCATCTCCCCCTCACTTTCATCATCATTATCGAGTTTTTCAACCACAGTCAAACTTCTCCCAGTACTTATAATCGTCTCTAAACGATGAAACTTCTGCTCCAGTGCTTGGAGTTCAGTCCTTGCGTTGATCATTCTCTTCCTGATCCGATCTAACTCTTGCCTCCCGTTATCATTGGCAACTGTGGGAGTTCCGTTCCACTCCTGTATCCTTTGTGGAAGAATTTGTAGCAATCTATTTCGAGCCAACAGTCTCCCACACTCATGGCTGCAATACTTTGATGTTACAAGCGCAGGTTTGGTGCATCTGGGTCCTATACACTGTCGCTTCATGTCGTAATCAAACTCATTCGTTTCATTCGCCGTTGCATAcattgactgttgttttcttttctcttttttttccttttttattttcttttcgtGCTTTTTTCGATTTTCTTCGAAAGCAAGATCAGCTTGTCTTTTTAAAGATTCTTTACTTTGTTTCTGCTTAACATTACCACTGAATCTGTCGTCTAAACATCTTCGAAGTCGACACTTCTGTGCTTTGCTTTGAGAACCGTACTTACTCCGATCAAAACAAGTATCACACATCCCACAATCTGCTTTCCTTTGGCAATTTTCACATTTTCCACACCCATTCAAGTTCAGCTTCATATTATCTGCATCAGGGTCTACAGAATAAGGATCAAactcttttttaaacaaagttcgCTCCGGAGACAAATCGGGTTCATCTTCGGAGGAATGGATTTTTATCAAAGGTTGAACTTCATGAACGGAGGTTTTTCGGATTGGAGCTTTAGGAGTCCATGCTTCATCTTTTTCATATTTGCCTCCTTTTTCCTGCAGGTTTGGAGCGGAAAACGACTTTTGAACAGGTGGAATTTGCTTTGATTCTTTCTTTGCTTTCAACttcttctttttaattttttcttttagccGTTTTCTCTCTTTATCTTtctcttctttctttttagactttctatatttaattttaagtagAGGGTTTTTTCCTTGACAAGTCTTGCAGTAGAAGTACTTTATATAGCGAGCTTCCTTCTCGCTTATTTTAATGCAATCCCCGTGAAACCATTCCTCGCATTCGTCGCACATTATCATGAAACGATCAATGTCGCTTGACCTGCATATGCAATACTCCGTAGCGTCTTCCTCCATCTTATTCAGATACGCAGACacgtttaattaaaaatgtatcaaaatatgaaaacttCTGAAAAGTTTctctaaaaaacaaagttaacgcTCGAATAAACATCAAATATCACATGACTTTTCTATAAACAAGAGAgccaaatattaaaataaacactttttgGGTTCCTGTAACCCGAGCTGTATAGCTTAGCAAACTTTGGTTAAGTCAGTGACTGTAACAgagattaatattaaaaaaacatgaaactaGATATCTTGACGAAATTGTGTCATCGGTGGTTTCGTAGTCGTTgtggccgagtggttaaggcgaCATTCTAGAAATCTCTGCCCGCACAGGTTCGAATCCTGTCGgcgatgttctgttttatttactataaagtatttgtatattaataaatcGCTTTCTATCCGTTTCGCTTTTAAGCAAAGCGTCTCCCCGCGACATCAATAATCGCTCGAGCAATCAACAAGCTGCGTGCCAAAAAGTGTGCGTTATTGCTTTGAGGCGGCAGTTGGTAACAACAGCAAAGTTGGTACACAGGTTGCTGTAAAGTTGTAAATAGTAGGCGAACATATTTCAAGGCTTCTGTGAATACGAAAGGTGAGGTGATTAATTCATGTTTtacttattattaaaactgaGCGTCAATATGTATATTCAAGAAAACTTTTGTAATTGCAACAGTAgcatttgtatattatgtttgt from Ciona intestinalis chromosome 2, KH, whole genome shotgun sequence carries:
- the LOC104265415 gene encoding WW domain-binding protein 2-like, which translates into the protein MSFNKHMGPGLALFQGEMILMDHENVEMVLKKFSHSCEHLKGQKIGHVYLTNFRLLFVSSKSNDMLRELSMPFKNIKDFEIKQPVFGANYLQGKLNAEPDGGWQGFGIFEMTFKSGGAIEVGQKLVKLATNPPQMMYPAPPVMVYPTASIPGYQVPGSTNAYAFPAQASAPPPPMYQPQAGAYQPPPYPQQAPYPPQSSQQAKAMEAQQSTLPPQYTEQQQAPPKYDEAMKKDQ
- the zf(cxxc)-2 gene encoding zinc finger protein (The RefSeq protein has 2 substitutions compared to this genomic sequence); the protein is MKLNLNGCGKCENCQRKADCGMCDTCFDRSKYGSQSKAQKCRLRRCLDDRFSGNVKQKQTKESLKRQADLAFEENRKKHEKKIKKEKKEKRKQQSMYATANETNEFDYDMKRQCIGPRCTKPALVTSKYCSHECGRLLARNRLLQILPQRIQEWNGTPTVANDNGRQELDRIRKRMINARTELQALEQKFHRLETIISTGRSLTVVEKLDNDDESEGEMDQSIYCVVCGHSVSIRNAIKHMDKCYIKIESQMSFGSVYPTRIEGSQRLFCDVYNEQQQTYCKRLQVLCPEHTKEPKVPETEVCGCPLTCDIYGTELPTKPNHFCRAAKRKCTRHFKWETMYRAEVDLQRIRQWLKIDEIFDEERRIKTAMSNRAGLVSLLLHQTTVHDPNCLDMRTKPTVTKKPAYRLMI